The bacterium genome includes the window ACCGTCGGTCAACGACGAGCCCACCTCGATTAGCCCCCGAACATAGCCAGCCATTGCTCGGCCGAGCGGGGCATGAACACATAGTTGGTGCGCCGGGTCTCACCCATCGAAGCCGACGGCTGGGGCGAGTACAGATGGCCGGGATACAGAGTGGCGCTGTCGGGAACCCGGGCCAGGCGCTGGGTGAGGCTCTCATACATGGCCGCCGGATCGCTTCCCGGCAGATCGGTCCTCCCACACCCTTCCAAGAACAGCGTGTCTCCAGCCACCAGACGCCCGTTGGTCAAAAAGCACTGACTCCCGGGAGTGTGGCCCGGCGTGTGGATCATCTCGATGTCCACCTCCCCCACCGACAACACATCACCGCTTTCGTGCCGACACAGATCGTCTTCCCCGATACCGGTGGTCATGGTGACATAGCGGGCCTCGTCAGCCTGCACATGCACCGGAACCGACACCAGATCCAACAGCTCGGCCACCCCCGCGATGGAGAACTGCATCATCGACCCGCCCACATGATCGGGGTGGCAATGCGTGGCCAACACCCCCGTAAGCCGCATCCCATCAGCCTCGACCAGATCCACGATCCCCTGCGGGTCGTAAGCCGGATCCACCACTACCGCTTCGCCCGTCTCCCGATCCCCGATCAAATAGACGAAGTTCACCATCTGCCGGGCCATCATGTCTCCCAGAGCCAAATCCCGCCCCGACAAGAGCTGCCTGAAGTACAACCGGTCGTTTTCCATTTCTTCGATACTAGGCAACTGGCTCGTCGTCCCCCTGCCGCCGCCAAGCTTCCTCCGCCAACGACACAACCTCACGCGCCGGCAACCCCAACAGCTTGGAAGCCCGCACCGCCTCATCGTGCTCCACCTTTACGCGCCCGGCGCTCACCTTCACCCGAACCCTTCGCCCGTCCACGTCAACCTCATGCTCCAATCGCGCCCGGGGCCAACGCTCGATCAACTGCCCCCGCACCCCTAGCGTGCCCGTCTCCTCCGCCAGCGTGGCCGCCACCTGATCGCCCACCGCAGGATCAGCCAACGCACTCACCGTGTAAGCCGGTCGGCCCTTCTTCATGATGATCGGCGTGATCCAAGCATCATGGGCCCCCGAATCCATCAACACTGCCACCGTGTGGGCCAGTGTTTCCCCGGTGGCGTCATCCACGTTGGTCTCAAACAGCATCACCGGCTGGCCCGCGGGGCGAGACGCCGCCATCGTCCCCACCACCACCTGGGTCAGGTTGGGACGGTCCTCCAGTTGGTTATCGCCCGCGCCAAACCCGCTCGCCGAAATCGTCATCGGGGGCATGGGCCCCCAGCCTTCCGCCAGCGCCGAAAGAATTGCCGCCCCGGTAGGCGTGGTCAGCTCCAAGCCAACATCCAAGCCGAACGTCGGGCACCCCACTAGCAATTCCACCACCGCAGGAGGCGGATTGGGCAGCCGCCCGTGGGCGCTGCGGATCATTCCCCGCCCACAGGCCACTGCACTGGAGTGAACCTCGTCGATCCCCAATACCTCTAGCGCGGCGCAGGTGCCTACCACGTCAATGATGGCGTCCAACCCGCCTACCTCGTGGAAATGGACCTGCTCTGGTGGTCGACGATGCAGCTTGCCCTCGGCCCGGGCCAGGGCATCGAATATCGCCAGCGCCCGGTCGGCCACCCGGTCAGGCAAACGAGCCTCTCCGATGAGAGCGTTGATGTGGCTGGCCGTGCGCACCACCGACGTCTCCTGGGTGAGCACCCGCACGTCGGTGGCCGCGATACCCCCTCGCTGGGTGGGGTGAGCTTGCAGATCCCACCCGCCCAAGGGCAGCAGGTCACACATCTCCCGCACTTCGACCACATCGGCCCCGGCGTCGATCAGCGCCCCCATAGCCATGTCGCCCGCGATTCCGCTGAAACAATGGAACCAGCCAATGCCAGCCGGCTCAGCCATCTTTCAACCCTGCCGACGACACTGCTCGATCCCTCGTCTTGAACAGCCGCAGCACCGCGCAGGCCGCCCCAAATCCATTGTCCACCCCCACCACGGTCACGCCCGCGGCACATGACGACATCATGGCCAGCAGCGGTGTGACTCCTTCCAGCGAGGAGCCGTATCCCGCACTGGTGGGCACCGCCACCACTGGCGCCATTGTGAGCCCGCCCACAACCGAGGCCAAGGCCCCTTCCATCCCGGCTACCACCACCACGGCGTCGGCTTCGGCCAGTGAGTCGACCTCATGGAGAATCCGATGAAGTCCGGCCACCCCCACATCGTTCAGCCGCTGCGGCGCCAGTCCGTGGGCGGCCAGCACCACGCTGCACTCATCGGCCACCGGTAGATCGGCGGTACCGGCCGCGGCCAACACCACCCTTTCGGGCCGCGGCGGCGCCAGCCGCCAAACCACCGTGGTGTCGTAGCGCTCCCCCTCGGGATTGAGGGCCAGCGCGACGGCGGTCTGTCCCGCTGAGGCCCGGGTCAACAGCACAGGACCGCCTGGTTGATCGAGCAGCTCCTTCACGATGGCCGCGCACTGGTCGGGCGTCTTGCCCGGCCCGTACACAACCTCGGCCAGACCCTGGCGGAGGCTGCGATGATGATCAATCCGGGCAAATCCCAAATCGGCAAACGGCAGCCGCCGCAATTGCCGAACGGCGTCATCGGCCGATAGCGCGCCGCGGCGCACGTCGTCCATCATTTGCCGAAGAAAAGCCTCATCCACCTCGTTATCCCGCCCCTTCTAGAAGTTCTCGCCAAGAGTCCTTGCCATTTTCTCACCGCGACGGCGTTTCTCAATACCACTATCCTGCCCCTTTGTGACTGGCTCTGCCCGATCCAATTGCCAAGTGGCCTATCTCGGACCTCCGGGCACGTTTACCGAGGAAGCACTTCTCACCCAACCCGACCTGGCTGAAATCGGTCACCTGCTGTGCCGATCAATCCCCGAGGTGCTCGAAGCTGCCGCGTCCGGACGCGTCGACTTGGGGTTCACCGCCATCGAGAACTCCATAGAGGGCACGGTAAATGTCGCCCTCGACGCCCTGATCTTCGAGCATGATCTGCTCATCCAACGAGAGGTGATCATCGATGTCCGCCTTCACCTTCTCGGCCTTCCCGGCGCCTCCATGGACGGAGTCCAGCGCGTCATCAGCTTTCCCGTGGCCATCGCGCAGTGCCGGCGATACCTGATTGACAACCTGCCCCACGCCGAAGAAATAGCAGCCAACTCCACCGCGGCGGCGGCCCGCGACCTGGCCATCTCCCAAGACGTCGCCGCCGCCGCCATCGGCACCGCCCTTTCCCAAGAGATCTACGGACTCGAGCTAATCGCCACCGACATCGAGGACCATCCCGAAAACCAGACCCGCTTCGTCGCCGTGTCGAAGTCCGGCGTGCCCGCCCCCACCGGCAACGACAAGACCTCCATCGTGGTCTTCCAGCGCGCCGACCGGTCGGGGTCTCTGATGGGCATCCTCGCTGAGTTCGCGGCCCGCTCCATCAACCTCACCAAACTGGAGTCTCGGCCCACCAAGAAGGCTCTGGGCGACTACTGCTTTCTGATCGACCTCGAAGGCCACGTCGCCGACCAGCTGGTAGCCGACTGCCTCACCAGCATCGTGGCCAAGCACGGCGAGGTGAAGTTTCTCGGCTCCTATCCCACCACCACCAGGGGCAGTGAAGAGCAGAACAGCAACGCTTCCACTGCGTGGACCGAGGCCCAACACTGGATTGAGGAACTGCGCGGCCAGGTGGATTCCGATTGATTTGACAGGTTCTAATAGCTTCCATTAGAACTGCTGCCGTCCACTTTCCCCCAAGGACGCGGAGGAGACCATGGAATTCGGCATTTTTGTCAACGGCTACATTCCCGGGCCGGCAGCCCACGACACCGAGGCAGAGCACACCGCTTTGATGCGAGAGGCCCATTACGCCATCACCGCCGACAAGTACAACTGGAAGTACGTCTGGTTCGGCGAGCACCACTGTCTCACCGAGTACAGCCACATGTCGGCCCCAGCCCCGGTCATGGGCTATGTGGCGGCCAAAACCGACCGCATTCATCTCTCAACCGGCATCACCAGCCTGCCCACCGCCAAAGAGCACCCGGTTCGCATTGCCGAGCGGGCCGCCATGCTCGACCACATCACCGAGAACCGCTTCGAGTTCGGCACCGGGCGAGGAGCGGGCAGCCACGAGGTGGCCACCTTTGGAGGGCTCACGCCGCCGGAGACCAAGTCGATGTGGGACGAGGTCATCCGCGAGATCCCCCGCATGTGGGAGCAGCGCGACTACTGCTTCGAGGGCGAGCACTTTTCGGTGCCCAAGCCCCACAACGTGCTGCCCAAGCCCTACGGCAACGGCCACCCCCCCATCTGGGTGGCATGCGGCAATCCGCCAACGTTCGCCAAGGCCGGCTCGCTGGGCATCGGCGCCATTGCCTTCAATTTCGAGCCCATTTTCAACCTCAAGGGTCGCATTGACGCCTACAAGGAGGCCATCGGCAGCCCGGTGGAGCAGATCGGCCAGTTCAAGAACGACAACGTGATGATGACCAACGCAGTCATCTGCCTCGAGGACCGTGATCGGGCCCGGGAGATTGCCAAGTCCAAGGGCCGGGGCTACCTGGTCACCATGGTGAACCTCTACCACGACACCATGCCCAAGTCGCCCGACACCATCACTTGGCCGTCGGCGCCCATGCAGATCGAATGGACCGACGAGATGCTCGACGGCGCCATCGCCGGCGGCTACATGCTGTGCGGCAACCCTGAAGAGGTGTGCGAGCAGGTGGCTCGCTATCAGACAGTGGGCTGCGATCAGGTGGTATTCGGCCTCCCCGGCGAAGGCATGGAGCACGACGAGATCGACGAGATGCTCGAAGTCTTCGGCACCAAGGTCATCCCCGAGTACGACCCCGATCCGGTTCATTCCACCGACCGCTACCGGGCTACCGCCCAGCGCCGCTACTCCGACTTCCAATTCCCGCTGCCTGAGGGCATCGACGTGGAGCTCATCCCCGAAACCGCGCTGTTGCCCCTGGGCCACGGCCAATAGGCCGCGCAGACCGAGGAGCGAGCGGCCATGCCGCGCGACGCCACCGAAACCCGAAGCCGATTGATCGCCGAAGCCGAGCGGCTATTCGCCGACCAGGGCATCTGGCGGGTACGGGTGCAGGACATCGTGGCCGCAGCCGGTCAGCGGAACAGCTCGGCGCTCTCCTATCATTTCGGCTCCCGCCAAGGCGTGCTCGACGCCATCCTGCGGGATCACGGGGAACCCATTGACCAGGAGCGGAGCCAGGTGTGGGCCGAGGAGGGCGACGATGGGACTTCGGTCCTCATCGAGGCTCTGATCCGACCCCTCACCCGTCGTTTGTCCACATCCAGCGGGCGGTGCTATCTGAGGATCGTGGCTCAGCTCAGCGCCGAATTCGCCCGCTGGGATCTCGACCCCACCCACGTCCCAGCCAATCTCAACGCCATCTTGCGCCTGCTGCGGGATCGGACCCTGGCCAGCGACAAGGCCCAACGGGACGAGCGGGTGCTGGCCATGATCCAGCTGATGACCGCCTCGTTGGCTGAACGAGCTCGCCGCATCGAGGCTGGCGATCCTCTGGACACCGATGAAGACGTGTATGCCGCCAACCTGGTGGACATGCTGACTGGGATCATCGAGGCACCGGCTCGCGCTGCCCTGATGCATTGTCGACCGCTGCAATAGGCCATGCTTTGGGCATGAACCGACTTGAGAACAAAGTCGTCATTGTCACTGGGGCGGCTTCCGGCATTGGACAAGCCACTGCGGCCCGGCTGAGGGCCGAGGGTGGAACCGTGGTGGGCATTGACCGAGATCCGGTCGACGACGTGGACATGGCCATTCAACTTGATCTGCTCGACTTGGAAGCCATTGCCCCCGCAGTCAGCCAAGTGGTGGATGCCTATGGCCGAATCGACGTGCTGTGCAACATCGCCGGCATTGGTCATTTCGCCAGCGACGATGGCGAGACTCTCGAAGCATGGAATCGGGTTATCGGGGTGAACCTCACCGGCACTTACTTCATGTCCCAAGCCTGTTTGCCTCACTTGATCGAGTCGCAGGGCTGCATTGTGAACACCGCCTCAACTGCGGGCACGCACGCCCAGCCGTGGAGCTCCGCTTACTCTGCATCCAAGGGCGGCGTCATCGCCCTCACCCAAACCATGGCCATCACCAACGGGAGATCGGGCATACGGGTCAACTGCATCGCCCCAGGCGGCGTGGAGACAGCAATCGGAGCCCAATTCACCCCTCCAGAGGATGCAGATCTCACCCTCATGGCCCGCATCATGCCCTTCGAGCGCCCAGGCCAGGCTTCTGAACTGGCCGCAGCTTTCGCCTTCTTGGCCAGCGACGACGCCAGCTACTGCAATGGGATTGTCCTCAGAGTTGACGGAGGGACAATGACATGAGCCACACAGCACCGCCCCTCGGAGGTCTTCGAATCATCGAGAGCTCGTTGCTCGGACCGGGGTTTTTGACCACCTTCTTGTCCGACCTCGGCGCCGATGTCATCAAAGTGGAGCCTCCCCAAGGCGACTACATCCGCCAAATGACCTGGCCCATTGTCAACGGGGTGTCGCTTCTTCATTTGCACACCCACCGGGGCAAGAAAAGCGTCGTGCTCAACCTGCGCGAGCCCGAGGGCGTGGAGCTGTACCTGGAGCTCGCCCGCAACGCCGACGCCGTGGTGGAGGCCATGCGGCCCGGCGCCCTGGAGCGTCGGGGCTTGGGCTACGAGCAGCTCAAAGAAGTAAACCCCCGGATCGTGTTCGCCACCATCAGCGGCTACGGCATGACCGGCCCCTACAAGGACATGCCCAGCCACGGCATCGCCTACGACACTTGGGCCGGGCTCATCCCTCCCGCTTACGACGATGACGGCTTCTGTCGCATACCGGAAATGCCCAATATCGGCATCAACATCGCCCCGCTTATCGGTGCCTTCGCCCTCTTGGCCGGCATCATTCGGGCCCGGGAAACTGGCGAGGGTTGCCAGCTGGAACTGGCCCAGTCCGACGGCGCCGCCTACATGGACTGGTACCGCATCGAGACATGGAAGGCCTACGAGCGCCCTGAAGACGAGGTCACCGGCAATCCGTCGGACGACTATGAGCGTCGGGCCCCCGGTCTAGCCGGCATGTGGGAGGGTGTCCGCTACCAGATGTACGAGTCGTCCGACGGCCATGTGCTGTTCATGGCCTCCGAGCAGGCTTTCTGGCGCAACTTCTGTGAGGCCCTCGATCGCATGGACCTCTTTGACCGCTGGCCGGGGTCAAAATACGCCGACCACGCCCGGGGCAATCTGGAATTGCAGCGGGAGCTGCGGGACATTTTCCGCACCAAGACCAGTGCCGAGTGGCTGGAGTTCGGCGATCGGGTGAACACCCCTATCGCTCCGGTGAACAACGCCAAGAATGTGGTCGACGACCCGCAGTTCCAGGACCGGTTGCCGCTGTTCACCACCGAGCAGGTGGGCTGCGAACAGCTTCCGCTCCCGGTCAAGTTCTTCGACGAGGAACTCCCCGTGCCTACCCACGCCCCCACCGTCGGCCAACACACCGAAGAGGTGTTGAGCGAAGTGCTGGGCTTGGGCGACGACCGGCTGTCGGCGCTGCGGGAGCAAGGCATCTTCGGATGATGGATCAGTCGGATGCTGGGGTGTCGCAACGGACGACGTTGCCAACCGACCCCGGTCCGGTATCGGGCGAACTGCTGGACGAGGCCGTCGAATTGGCTCGCCAGGCAGGAATGCTGACGCTGGACTGGTTCAACGACCACGAGCTTTCCGTGAGCCGCAAGGACGACGGCTCCCCCGTGACCGAAGCCGACAAGGCCGCGGAGGCGTTTCTTCGAGAGGCTCTGGCAGAGAGGTTCCCCGACGACGCCGTGATCGGCGAGGAATTCCCCGAAGCGCAGGGCACGTCGGGGAGAACTTGGATCATCGATCCCATCGACGGCACCAGAAGCTTTGTTCGCGGCGTACCGCTGTACACCACGTTGTTGGCCATGATCGACCAGGATGGCCCCGCCATCGGCGTCGCGGCAGTCCCCCCTCTCGAAGAGGCGGTATGGGCCGGCCGAGGCTTGGGCTGCTATCACAATGGCCGGCGCTGCCAGGTGAGTTCGCAAGCTGAATTGGGCCGATCCTATCTGTGTGCTTCCGGCTTCGAGTGGTGGCCCGACGGTGCATTCGACCGAGTACGCCAGACCGGTGCCCGCATGCGCACTTGGGGAGACGGTTACGGCTATGTGCTGGTCGCCACCGGCCGGACTGAGGCCATGATCGACCCGGGCCTCAACGTCTGGGATATAGCCCCCATGCTGGTGATTGTTCCCGAAGCCGGCGGCCAAGTCACCCAATGGAACGGCGCCAATACCCCCTCTGCCGGCGACTGGCTGGCCACCAACGGAAACTTCCACGAGCAACTCTGCACCCTCCTCAACGGCTAAACCCCTGAAAATTCCTCACAAACCACCCCTTGCCCCTCAAGCACATCCAAGAACTCAACCGCATCAACAACTTCAGAAAGCCCCACCACCCCAGCACCGGACACCTTCCCCGCCCCAATCAACTCAAGAGTGCTCACCATCACAGCAGCAGCCACAAAGCCCGGCGGCCCCGAAACC containing:
- a CDS encoding MBL fold metallo-hydrolase; this translates as MENDRLYFRQLLSGRDLALGDMMARQMVNFVYLIGDRETGEAVVVDPAYDPQGIVDLVEADGMRLTGVLATHCHPDHVGGSMMQFSIAGVAELLDLVSVPVHVQADEARYVTMTTGIGEDDLCRHESGDVLSVGEVDIEMIHTPGHTPGSQCFLTNGRLVAGDTLFLEGCGRTDLPGSDPAAMYESLTQRLARVPDSATLYPGHLYSPQPSASMGETRRTNYVFMPRSAEQWLAMFGG
- the larC gene encoding nickel pincer cofactor biosynthesis protein LarC — translated: MAEPAGIGWFHCFSGIAGDMAMGALIDAGADVVEVREMCDLLPLGGWDLQAHPTQRGGIAATDVRVLTQETSVVRTASHINALIGEARLPDRVADRALAIFDALARAEGKLHRRPPEQVHFHEVGGLDAIIDVVGTCAALEVLGIDEVHSSAVACGRGMIRSAHGRLPNPPPAVVELLVGCPTFGLDVGLELTTPTGAAILSALAEGWGPMPPMTISASGFGAGDNQLEDRPNLTQVVVGTMAASRPAGQPVMLFETNVDDATGETLAHTVAVLMDSGAHDAWITPIIMKKGRPAYTVSALADPAVGDQVAATLAEETGTLGVRGQLIERWPRARLEHEVDVDGRRVRVKVSAGRVKVEHDEAVRASKLLGLPAREVVSLAEEAWRRQGDDEPVA
- the larB gene encoding nickel pincer cofactor biosynthesis protein LarB: MPFADLGFARIDHHRSLRQGLAEVVYGPGKTPDQCAAIVKELLDQPGGPVLLTRASAGQTAVALALNPEGERYDTTVVWRLAPPRPERVVLAAAGTADLPVADECSVVLAAHGLAPQRLNDVGVAGLHRILHEVDSLAEADAVVVVAGMEGALASVVGGLTMAPVVAVPTSAGYGSSLEGVTPLLAMMSSCAAGVTVVGVDNGFGAACAVLRLFKTRDRAVSSAGLKDG
- the pheA gene encoding prephenate dehydratase: MAYLGPPGTFTEEALLTQPDLAEIGHLLCRSIPEVLEAAASGRVDLGFTAIENSIEGTVNVALDALIFEHDLLIQREVIIDVRLHLLGLPGASMDGVQRVISFPVAIAQCRRYLIDNLPHAEEIAANSTAAAARDLAISQDVAAAAIGTALSQEIYGLELIATDIEDHPENQTRFVAVSKSGVPAPTGNDKTSIVVFQRADRSGSLMGILAEFAARSINLTKLESRPTKKALGDYCFLIDLEGHVADQLVADCLTSIVAKHGEVKFLGSYPTTTRGSEEQNSNASTAWTEAQHWIEELRGQVDSD
- a CDS encoding LLM class flavin-dependent oxidoreductase, yielding MEFGIFVNGYIPGPAAHDTEAEHTALMREAHYAITADKYNWKYVWFGEHHCLTEYSHMSAPAPVMGYVAAKTDRIHLSTGITSLPTAKEHPVRIAERAAMLDHITENRFEFGTGRGAGSHEVATFGGLTPPETKSMWDEVIREIPRMWEQRDYCFEGEHFSVPKPHNVLPKPYGNGHPPIWVACGNPPTFAKAGSLGIGAIAFNFEPIFNLKGRIDAYKEAIGSPVEQIGQFKNDNVMMTNAVICLEDRDRAREIAKSKGRGYLVTMVNLYHDTMPKSPDTITWPSAPMQIEWTDEMLDGAIAGGYMLCGNPEEVCEQVARYQTVGCDQVVFGLPGEGMEHDEIDEMLEVFGTKVIPEYDPDPVHSTDRYRATAQRRYSDFQFPLPEGIDVELIPETALLPLGHGQ
- a CDS encoding helix-turn-helix domain containing protein; this encodes MPRDATETRSRLIAEAERLFADQGIWRVRVQDIVAAAGQRNSSALSYHFGSRQGVLDAILRDHGEPIDQERSQVWAEEGDDGTSVLIEALIRPLTRRLSTSSGRCYLRIVAQLSAEFARWDLDPTHVPANLNAILRLLRDRTLASDKAQRDERVLAMIQLMTASLAERARRIEAGDPLDTDEDVYAANLVDMLTGIIEAPARAALMHCRPLQ
- a CDS encoding SDR family NAD(P)-dependent oxidoreductase; translated protein: MNRLENKVVIVTGAASGIGQATAARLRAEGGTVVGIDRDPVDDVDMAIQLDLLDLEAIAPAVSQVVDAYGRIDVLCNIAGIGHFASDDGETLEAWNRVIGVNLTGTYFMSQACLPHLIESQGCIVNTASTAGTHAQPWSSAYSASKGGVIALTQTMAITNGRSGIRVNCIAPGGVETAIGAQFTPPEDADLTLMARIMPFERPGQASELAAAFAFLASDDASYCNGIVLRVDGGTMT
- a CDS encoding CoA transferase, whose product is MSHTAPPLGGLRIIESSLLGPGFLTTFLSDLGADVIKVEPPQGDYIRQMTWPIVNGVSLLHLHTHRGKKSVVLNLREPEGVELYLELARNADAVVEAMRPGALERRGLGYEQLKEVNPRIVFATISGYGMTGPYKDMPSHGIAYDTWAGLIPPAYDDDGFCRIPEMPNIGINIAPLIGAFALLAGIIRARETGEGCQLELAQSDGAAYMDWYRIETWKAYERPEDEVTGNPSDDYERRAPGLAGMWEGVRYQMYESSDGHVLFMASEQAFWRNFCEALDRMDLFDRWPGSKYADHARGNLELQRELRDIFRTKTSAEWLEFGDRVNTPIAPVNNAKNVVDDPQFQDRLPLFTTEQVGCEQLPLPVKFFDEELPVPTHAPTVGQHTEEVLSEVLGLGDDRLSALREQGIFG